From a single Campylobacter concisus genomic region:
- a CDS encoding NirD/YgiW/YdeI family stress tolerance protein produces the protein MKKIIIAAISVSIAMAGGFTSKHSSETISAKEALKLNDDAKVVLEGKIKSHIKSDKYEFVDKNGDVIVVEIDDKKWGDIKANEDTPLRIRGEVDKDFAKTEIDVDRVEIIR, from the coding sequence ATGAAAAAGATCATAATCGCTGCAATATCTGTTAGCATTGCGATGGCTGGAGGCTTCACATCAAAGCACTCAAGTGAAACGATAAGTGCAAAAGAGGCATTAAAGTTAAATGATGACGCAAAGGTCGTGCTTGAGGGCAAAATAAAGTCACACATCAAATCAGATAAGTATGAATTTGTTGATAAAAATGGAGATGTCATCGTTGTTGAGATTGACGACAAAAAATGGGGTGACATAAAAGCCAACGAAGATACGCCTTTAAGGATAAGAGGCGAAGTGGATAAAGACTTCGCAAAAACAGAAATCGACGTAGATAGAGTAGAAATCATAAGGTAG
- the fdhD gene encoding formate dehydrogenase accessory sulfurtransferase FdhD, whose protein sequence is MQPIFTTQITKFKGAQKSAVDDILVREIKLEIYINGKRFGALMATPTDQEALAAGYLISENLIASPEDIESIELSGDALSVRVKAKINEKRLEQFDEEKVIISGCGRSSTANIDPEAMAARSIKGDVKFNKDEILRQMGQFYTQCELYEMTGCVHTARLFVSGEQFYIGEDIAQHNTIDKAVGKAILAGAQLQNSFLMVSGRLSSEMVAKAVMHGIPVLVSRTAPTSLGVVIARKFNLTLCGFARGENINVYSGAERIYE, encoded by the coding sequence ATGCAACCTATTTTTACGACCCAAATCACCAAATTTAAAGGCGCGCAAAAAAGCGCCGTTGATGATATTTTGGTGCGCGAGATCAAGCTTGAGATCTACATAAACGGCAAGCGTTTCGGCGCGCTCATGGCGACTCCGACCGATCAGGAGGCGCTGGCTGCTGGCTATCTCATCAGCGAAAATTTGATCGCAAGTCCTGAGGATATCGAGAGTATAGAGCTTTCAGGCGACGCTTTAAGCGTGCGGGTAAAGGCTAAAATAAACGAAAAACGCCTCGAGCAGTTTGATGAGGAAAAGGTGATAATCAGTGGCTGTGGACGCAGCTCGACGGCAAACATCGATCCTGAGGCTATGGCGGCGCGCTCGATAAAGGGCGACGTTAAATTTAATAAAGACGAAATTTTGCGCCAGATGGGGCAGTTTTACACGCAGTGCGAGCTTTACGAGATGACTGGCTGCGTGCACACGGCCAGGCTTTTTGTTAGCGGTGAGCAGTTTTACATCGGCGAGGATATCGCTCAGCATAACACCATAGACAAAGCCGTCGGCAAAGCTATACTAGCCGGCGCGCAGCTGCAAAATTCGTTTTTGATGGTGAGCGGCAGGCTCAGCTCCGAAATGGTCGCAAAAGCCGTCATGCACGGCATCCCAGTGCTCGTCTCGCGTACGGCTCCGACTAGTCTTGGCGTCGTGATAGCGCGTAAATTTAACCTAACGCTGTGCGGCTTTGCTCGCGGCGAAAACATAAACGTGTATAGCGGCGCAGAGAGAATCTATGAGTGA
- a CDS encoding adenylate kinase, producing the protein MKNLFLIIGAPGSGKTTDASIIAQQDEKFAHFSTGDLLRAEVASGSELGKLIDGFISKGNLVPLDVVVNAIVSAIKSSNKSNIIIDGYPRSVEQMTELDKVLSEQKEISLKGVIEVDVSEDVARARVLGRARGADDNNEVFNNRMKVYLDPIKPIRKFYSEKELLHVVNGERSIDEIVADIKNLLAKLL; encoded by the coding sequence ATGAAAAATTTATTTTTAATCATTGGCGCTCCAGGTAGCGGAAAAACGACAGACGCATCGATCATCGCACAGCAAGATGAGAAATTTGCTCACTTTTCAACTGGCGACCTTTTAAGAGCTGAAGTCGCAAGTGGTAGCGAGCTTGGCAAACTAATAGACGGCTTTATCTCAAAAGGAAATTTGGTCCCACTTGACGTCGTCGTAAATGCGATCGTCTCAGCTATCAAAAGCTCAAATAAATCAAATATCATAATAGATGGCTACCCAAGAAGCGTTGAACAAATGACAGAGCTTGACAAGGTATTAAGCGAGCAAAAAGAAATTTCTCTAAAAGGCGTCATCGAAGTAGATGTTAGCGAAGATGTGGCAAGAGCAAGAGTGCTTGGCCGTGCAAGAGGCGCTGACGATAATAACGAAGTCTTTAACAACCGCATGAAAGTATATCTTGATCCGATCAAACCTATCCGCAAATTTTATAGCGAAAAAGAGCTACTTCACGTAGTAAATGGCGAGCGTAGCATTGACGAGATCGTGGCTGATATCAAAAATTTACTAGCTAAACTTTTATAA
- the tupC gene encoding tungstate ABC transporter ATP-binding protein TupC — protein MRKVINVRNLRLNYGASEILNIPRLDIDVSKITALTGSNGSGKSTLMRVMSFLQKPTSGEVRLWGSSVPSLNLLRDVSVLLPEPALLKRSVRENFRAILKSRGVLAEFEQRASEALNLVGLDESFLNKRHFELSSGQTQRVSFALNLALRSRLYLLDEPTNSVDVGTSKLFGKAVLYMRQRYGCGFVIASHDDKWLSAVAEENVFLHKGRVCEFEYKNIFDARDGVLKFDENASVNLPQNLRNAVKIAVNPSKITLSKTPIDGYLGGILHSVSLYLGKELLVKIKIGDFLIKTLAPNSQNFNVGERIYFKFDEGAFLGLE, from the coding sequence ATGCGCAAAGTGATAAACGTTAGAAATTTACGCCTAAACTACGGAGCGAGCGAGATTTTAAACATCCCGCGCCTTGATATCGACGTTAGCAAAATCACCGCGCTAACTGGTAGCAACGGCAGCGGCAAAAGCACGCTGATGCGAGTGATGTCGTTTTTGCAAAAGCCCACTAGCGGCGAAGTGCGGCTGTGGGGGAGCAGCGTGCCGAGTCTAAATTTGCTGCGCGACGTTAGCGTTTTGTTGCCGGAACCCGCGCTTTTAAAACGCTCCGTGAGGGAAAATTTTAGAGCCATTTTAAAAAGCCGCGGAGTGCTGGCGGAATTTGAGCAAAGGGCGAGCGAGGCGTTAAATTTGGTCGGACTTGACGAGAGCTTTTTAAACAAGCGCCACTTTGAGCTTAGCTCGGGACAGACGCAGCGCGTTAGCTTTGCGTTAAATTTGGCGCTCAGATCGCGGCTTTATCTACTCGACGAGCCGACAAATAGCGTGGACGTTGGCACCTCAAAGCTGTTTGGCAAGGCGGTACTTTATATGCGGCAAAGATACGGCTGCGGCTTTGTGATCGCTAGCCACGACGACAAATGGCTAAGCGCGGTCGCCGAAGAAAACGTCTTTTTACACAAAGGTCGCGTGTGCGAATTTGAGTACAAAAATATTTTCGACGCGCGGGACGGGGTTTTAAAATTTGACGAAAACGCAAGCGTAAATTTGCCGCAAAATTTACGTAACGCCGTAAAGATCGCCGTAAATCCAAGCAAAATAACGCTAAGCAAAACGCCGATAGATGGGTATTTGGGCGGCATCTTGCACTCGGTTTCGCTCTATCTTGGCAAAGAGCTTTTGGTAAAAATCAAAATCGGCGACTTTTTGATAAAAACCCTGGCGCCTAATTCGCAAAATTTTAATGTCGGCGAGAGGATTTATTTTAAATTTGACGAAGGAGCGTTTTTGGGGCTTGAGTGA
- a CDS encoding twin-arginine translocation signal domain-containing protein produces MQKNRREFLKKAGLVGAAAATAGVATAAASNLKYGKSKKTEVLYKRSKNWDLYYEQAK; encoded by the coding sequence ATGCAAAAAAATAGGCGAGAATTTTTAAAAAAGGCGGGGCTAGTCGGCGCGGCAGCGGCTACGGCCGGAGTAGCGACGGCAGCGGCGTCAAACCTAAAATACGGTAAAAGCAAAAAGACCGAAGTGCTTTATAAAAGAAGCAAAAACTGGGATCTATACTACGAACAAGCGAAATAA
- a CDS encoding aminotransferase class V-fold PLP-dependent enzyme translates to MANLDEIRKNIILKPGVHYFDFAASGLAYEPVEREIADVLKTYANTHSDSSSSAIITQRCYEGARESLKKLLGLDERFCLIACGQGATTAIKKFQELLGIYLPPATRGAIGEANLRAAQLPLVLVSPYEHHSNELSFREGLCDYLRVPLSESGKIDLLALERILKLNAGRRIIGSFSAASNVTGVISDYKKISELIRAAGGIVAFDCAALSSHANLDCDYFDAIFLSPHKLLGGPASCGLLAIKKELFNSDVPTFAAGGTVAYASREGHVFLKNPEQLEEGGTPPIIGLMRANLAYTLRNEIGFERIKSAEDELARLFESELDSIDEVINYAPKGAPRLPIISFNVRGVSAYDLAASLSNDFGIQTRAGVMCAGPYAHDLLGIKEGRMPESKPGFVRVSLHYTHTEQDVLYLTGAIKSCIKKHRDLWGEEKAMYEMFSGKI, encoded by the coding sequence ATGGCAAATTTAGACGAAATAAGAAAAAATATCATCCTAAAACCGGGCGTGCATTATTTTGATTTCGCGGCTTCCGGGCTTGCTTATGAGCCCGTAGAGCGCGAGATAGCAGATGTTCTCAAAACCTACGCCAACACACACTCCGACAGTAGCTCGAGCGCCATCATCACGCAGCGGTGCTACGAGGGTGCGCGCGAGAGCCTAAAAAAGCTGCTAGGCCTTGACGAGCGGTTTTGCCTCATCGCCTGCGGGCAGGGCGCGACGACTGCGATCAAGAAATTTCAGGAGCTACTAGGCATCTACCTGCCGCCTGCGACCAGAGGCGCGATCGGCGAGGCAAATTTACGCGCCGCACAGCTTCCGCTCGTACTCGTTTCGCCCTACGAACACCACTCAAACGAACTTAGCTTTCGCGAGGGGCTTTGCGACTACCTGCGCGTGCCGCTTAGTGAATCAGGCAAGATCGATCTGCTAGCGCTTGAGCGCATCCTGAAGCTAAATGCCGGACGCCGCATCATCGGCTCGTTTAGCGCCGCATCAAACGTCACGGGCGTCATTAGCGACTATAAAAAGATCAGCGAGCTAATCAGAGCCGCGGGCGGTATCGTGGCCTTTGACTGCGCGGCGCTGAGCTCTCACGCAAATTTAGATTGCGATTACTTCGACGCGATTTTTCTCTCGCCGCATAAATTGCTCGGCGGACCTGCTAGCTGCGGGCTTTTGGCGATCAAAAAGGAGCTGTTTAACAGCGATGTGCCAACATTTGCCGCGGGCGGAACGGTCGCCTACGCTAGCCGCGAAGGGCACGTGTTTTTGAAAAATCCCGAGCAGCTAGAAGAAGGCGGTACGCCGCCTATTATCGGGCTTATGCGGGCAAATTTAGCCTACACTCTGCGAAACGAGATCGGTTTTGAGAGGATAAAAAGCGCCGAGGACGAGCTAGCGCGGCTTTTTGAGAGCGAGCTTGATAGTATAGATGAGGTCATAAACTACGCTCCAAAGGGCGCGCCGCGGCTGCCGATAATTTCTTTTAACGTGCGCGGCGTCTCGGCGTATGATCTCGCCGCGAGCCTTAGCAATGACTTCGGTATCCAGACGCGCGCGGGCGTGATGTGCGCGGGGCCGTACGCTCACGATCTGCTGGGTATCAAGGAGGGGCGTATGCCGGAAAGCAAGCCCGGCTTTGTGCGCGTAAGCCTGCACTACACGCACACCGAGCAGGACGTGCTATATCTCACGGGCGCGATAAAATCCTGCATCAAAAAGCACCGTGACCTTTGGGGCGAGGAAAAGGCGATGTATGAGATGTTCAGCGGGAAGATTTAG
- a CDS encoding winged helix-turn-helix domain-containing protein, which yields MSEQIRELITKLLNPKGRLDCGAAFKIAAKLGVEIGEVSDEAEKMGVKIDNCELGQFGGLENGRSKYTVMTQLKQMTDEKGRILCKDARDAAAGVGLKTIRSTLKDYKIDVKYCQLRCFKEKKGKKMRVKTKTWIENDEGELIFGKGKTEVLDVIAEVGSISKAAEILGMNYKKCWTHLQILQKNLKEELFTTRQGGGENAGTTLNERAHELINAYRQLQNDIEDFADKRFKELFLKKDGEKNDATKDDKKDKKINLREKKCT from the coding sequence ATGAGTGAGCAAATCCGCGAACTGATAACAAAACTGTTAAATCCAAAGGGCAGGCTAGACTGCGGCGCGGCGTTTAAGATCGCCGCAAAGCTAGGCGTAGAGATCGGCGAGGTTAGCGACGAGGCTGAAAAAATGGGCGTAAAGATCGACAACTGCGAGCTGGGACAGTTTGGCGGGCTAGAAAACGGACGCAGCAAATACACCGTGATGACGCAGCTAAAACAAATGACCGACGAAAAGGGCAGAATACTGTGCAAAGACGCTAGAGACGCAGCTGCGGGCGTAGGGCTAAAGACGATCCGCTCTACGCTAAAAGACTATAAAATCGACGTAAAATACTGCCAGCTGAGGTGTTTTAAGGAGAAAAAAGGAAAAAAGATGAGAGTAAAAACCAAAACTTGGATAGAAAACGACGAGGGCGAGCTGATATTCGGTAAGGGCAAAACCGAAGTCCTAGACGTCATCGCCGAGGTCGGCTCGATCTCAAAGGCCGCCGAAATCCTAGGAATGAACTATAAAAAATGCTGGACTCATCTGCAAATTTTGCAAAAAAATCTAAAAGAGGAGCTTTTTACGACTAGGCAAGGCGGCGGCGAAAATGCCGGTACGACGCTAAACGAGCGCGCGCATGAGCTCATAAACGCCTATAGGCAGCTTCAAAACGACATCGAGGATTTTGCGGATAAGCGCTTTAAGGAGTTGTTCTTGAAAAAAGACGGCGAAAAAAATGACGCAACTAAAGACGACAAAAAAGATAAAAAAATCAATTTAAGGGAGAAAAAATGTACGTAA
- a CDS encoding TorD/DmsD family molecular chaperone yields the protein MTSKGEFAAGRGLYYSLFSRFFVFSQEADRFSGVNAMLGLASAHALNEESAAAIMRIQVKFDEKNSQNLADEFDEIFHALPSPLRNSLSYYDEGYEVGHACAKVRKILARTDIRRDEAKFKENEDNVGFVFALMSEFIARESELELYGELEEQLFKEIINPNIDEFIENLFNHKSSEIYKDVAVLLQGFIEFERVVLSAPRPINQGKNKKTLDGVSRSEAIRRQKNRVRKLKAMEEENAKK from the coding sequence ATGACTAGCAAGGGCGAATTTGCGGCGGGACGTGGGCTTTACTACTCGCTATTTTCGCGTTTTTTCGTTTTTAGCCAAGAAGCCGATAGATTTAGCGGCGTAAACGCGATGTTAGGCCTTGCCTCGGCGCACGCTCTAAACGAGGAATCGGCCGCCGCGATAATGCGCATACAGGTAAAATTCGACGAGAAAAATTCGCAAAATTTAGCGGATGAATTCGATGAAATTTTCCACGCTCTACCAAGTCCGCTCAGAAACTCGCTATCCTACTACGACGAGGGCTACGAGGTCGGACACGCCTGCGCAAAAGTGCGTAAAATTTTAGCCCGCACAGACATTAGGCGCGACGAGGCTAAATTTAAAGAAAACGAAGACAACGTGGGTTTCGTGTTTGCGCTAATGAGCGAATTTATCGCGAGAGAGAGCGAGCTGGAGCTATACGGCGAGCTTGAGGAGCAGCTCTTTAAAGAGATCATAAATCCAAACATCGACGAGTTTATAGAGAATCTTTTTAATCACAAAAGCAGCGAAATTTACAAAGACGTAGCGGTACTTCTGCAAGGATTTATAGAGTTTGAACGCGTAGTTTTAAGCGCGCCGCGTCCTATAAATCAAGGTAAAAACAAAAAGACCTTGGACGGAGTTTCAAGATCCGAGGCCATAAGAAGGCAAAAAAACCGAGTGAGAAAGCTAAAAGCTATGGAGGAAGAAAATGCAAAAAAATAG
- the tupA gene encoding tungstate ABC transporter substrate-binding protein TupA, with protein sequence MKKVILGSLIASVLAFAGDSELIMATTTSTDNTGLLDAIYPVYKAKTGVDIKWTAVGTGAALKLGENCDADILFVHSPKVEKEFVEKGFGVERKAVMYNDFVVIADKSIADKFKGKDIKESFELIKKENIKFFSRGDKSGTDNKEKGIWKKIIGEVPEKDGWYMQTGQGMLATINAAAEQKGVTFTDRGTYIKYEDTKKGAPEMVIINEGDNDLKNFYSLIAVNPKHCAKADIENANKFIEWATSEEGQKFIGDFKLLDKPLFTPDANTRKN encoded by the coding sequence ATGAAAAAAGTAATATTAGGCTCGCTAATCGCGAGCGTTTTGGCGTTTGCGGGCGATAGCGAACTCATCATGGCTACCACCACCAGCACCGATAACACTGGGCTACTAGACGCGATCTACCCTGTGTATAAGGCAAAAACCGGCGTCGATATCAAATGGACCGCCGTAGGCACGGGCGCTGCTTTAAAACTTGGCGAAAACTGCGATGCGGACATACTTTTCGTGCATTCGCCAAAAGTTGAGAAAGAATTCGTAGAAAAAGGCTTTGGCGTCGAAAGAAAAGCCGTAATGTACAATGATTTCGTCGTTATCGCCGATAAATCTATCGCCGATAAATTTAAAGGCAAAGACATAAAAGAGAGCTTTGAGCTGATCAAAAAAGAGAATATCAAATTTTTCTCTCGCGGCGATAAATCAGGCACTGACAACAAAGAAAAAGGTATCTGGAAAAAAATCATCGGCGAAGTGCCTGAAAAAGACGGCTGGTATATGCAAACCGGCCAAGGCATGCTAGCTACCATCAACGCTGCAGCCGAGCAAAAGGGCGTGACGTTCACCGATCGCGGCACCTACATCAAGTACGAGGACACCAAAAAAGGCGCGCCTGAGATGGTCATCATCAACGAGGGCGACAACGACCTAAAGAACTTCTACTCGCTAATCGCGGTAAATCCGAAGCACTGCGCTAAGGCCGACATCGAAAATGCAAATAAATTTATAGAGTGGGCGACGAGCGAAGAGGGTCAGAAATTTATCGGCGACTTTAAGCTGCTAGATAAGCCGCTTTTCACGCCTGACGCGAATACTCGCAAAAACTAA
- a CDS encoding helix-turn-helix domain-containing protein yields the protein MRTVNFREVLKEELKNPEFKAQYDALEDEYKAIEALIDARSEAGLTQSEVAKRMGITQSAVARIESGAYNIKYKTFFNYIKACGKRVAIV from the coding sequence ATGAGAACCGTTAATTTTAGAGAAGTTTTAAAAGAAGAGCTAAAAAATCCGGAATTTAAAGCGCAATACGATGCGTTAGAGGACGAATATAAAGCCATAGAAGCTTTAATAGACGCCAGAAGCGAAGCCGGGCTAACTCAAAGCGAGGTAGCTAAAAGGATGGGCATAACCCAATCAGCCGTAGCTAGGATAGAAAGCGGAGCGTATAATATCAAGTATAAAACATTCTTTAACTACATAAAAGCTTGCGGTAAAAGAGTGGCGATAGTTTGA
- the ppa gene encoding inorganic diphosphatase, whose product MDVSKIKFGSNPDKINAVIEIPYGSNIKYEIDKDSGAVVVDRVLYSAMFYPANYGFVPNTLAADGDPADILVLNEYPLQAGCVIPCRLIGVLVMEDEAGMDEKLLAVPVTKIDPRYEAIKSYEDLPTATLNKIKNFFETYKILEPNKWVKVKEFKDANAAKEILDAAIKNYK is encoded by the coding sequence ATGGACGTTTCAAAGATCAAATTTGGCTCAAACCCAGACAAAATCAATGCTGTAATAGAAATACCTTATGGCTCAAATATCAAATACGAGATCGATAAAGATAGCGGTGCAGTCGTAGTTGATCGCGTGCTTTACTCAGCGATGTTCTACCCAGCAAACTACGGCTTTGTGCCAAACACACTTGCAGCTGACGGCGATCCAGCTGATATTTTGGTGCTAAACGAGTATCCACTCCAAGCTGGTTGCGTTATCCCTTGCCGTTTGATAGGCGTTTTAGTGATGGAGGATGAAGCAGGTATGGATGAGAAGCTTTTGGCTGTGCCAGTTACAAAGATCGATCCAAGATATGAGGCGATAAAAAGCTACGAAGATTTGCCAACTGCGACACTAAATAAGATCAAAAATTTCTTTGAAACTTATAAAATTCTTGAGCCAAACAAATGGGTTAAGGTGAAAGAATTTAAAGATGCAAATGCTGCAAAAGAGATTTTAGACGCTGCGATAAAAAATTATAAATAA
- the tupB gene encoding tungstate ABC transporter permease TupB: MDFLLNGFLEAFRLLFSGDEETYSAIRATLYTSSISIFFAILVGFPLGFTLGFYDFHGRRVLRLLSDTALAMPTVAIGLILYAFITRNGPFGEFGLLFTLKAVMLGQFVLALPIIISLSASVVENMDKKHYLTILNLRLSAPRLVGCVLYELRYALMVVVATAYGRIVAEVGVAMMIGGNIKYFTRTITTAVSLETNKGEFAMGIALALVLIFIAFAVNLAIHALKRLDR; encoded by the coding sequence TTGGACTTTCTACTAAACGGATTCTTAGAGGCCTTTAGGCTGCTTTTTAGCGGCGATGAGGAAACGTATTCGGCGATCAGGGCGACGCTTTACACTTCGAGCATTTCGATATTTTTTGCGATTTTAGTCGGCTTTCCGCTCGGATTTACGCTGGGATTTTACGATTTTCACGGACGGCGAGTATTACGATTGCTTAGCGATACGGCGCTTGCGATGCCGACAGTTGCGATTGGGCTTATTTTGTATGCCTTTATCACGCGAAACGGCCCATTTGGCGAGTTTGGGCTGCTTTTTACGCTAAAGGCCGTGATGCTGGGGCAGTTTGTGCTAGCACTACCTATCATCATCTCGCTAAGCGCTAGCGTCGTGGAAAACATGGACAAAAAGCACTATCTAACCATCCTAAATTTACGTCTGAGCGCGCCTAGGCTCGTTGGCTGCGTGCTTTACGAGCTAAGATACGCTTTGATGGTGGTCGTAGCGACGGCGTACGGGCGCATAGTAGCCGAAGTCGGCGTGGCGATGATGATCGGCGGAAATATCAAATACTTCACCCGCACGATCACGACTGCAGTGTCGCTGGAGACGAACAAAGGCGAGTTTGCCATGGGTATCGCGCTGGCTTTGGTGCTCATCTTTATCGCGTTTGCCGTAAATTTGGCGATACACGCGCTAAAAAGGCTTGACCGATGA
- a CDS encoding M48 family metallopeptidase — protein MSNEVKIIKKEVKNITLKVRPNGEAILTAPKSASDEHIKFIIKKRAKWIAQKRAFFAAFKTSQKEYVSGEDFKYLGRSYRLKVVQSKEEHVKLQRGYLELFVKDKSNLERKENLVYEWYHEKATLYFFNILQEFNKIVKQDIKSVKIRQMKTRWGSCNPYKSYINLNIELIKKPKACIEYVVFHELTHLLYPNHSKKFYDYLTLYMPDWQKRKEILERV, from the coding sequence ATGTCAAATGAGGTGAAAATCATCAAAAAAGAGGTGAAAAATATCACCTTAAAAGTTAGACCAAATGGCGAAGCTATCCTAACCGCGCCAAAGTCGGCAAGCGATGAGCATATAAAATTTATCATAAAAAAAAGAGCTAAATGGATAGCGCAAAAGCGCGCTTTTTTTGCAGCATTTAAGACGAGCCAAAAAGAGTATGTAAGTGGCGAGGACTTTAAATATCTTGGGCGAAGCTACCGGCTTAAAGTGGTGCAGTCTAAAGAGGAGCACGTAAAGCTTCAAAGGGGCTATCTTGAGCTCTTTGTGAAAGATAAAAGCAACCTAGAGCGAAAAGAAAATTTAGTCTATGAGTGGTATCATGAAAAGGCGACGTTATATTTTTTTAATATCTTGCAAGAATTTAACAAGATAGTAAAACAAGATATCAAAAGCGTAAAAATAAGGCAGATGAAGACGAGATGGGGGAGTTGCAATCCTTATAAATCATATATAAATTTAAACATAGAGCTCATCAAAAAGCCAAAAGCATGCATCGAGTATGTCGTATTTCACGAGCTTACTCACCTGCTGTATCCAAATCACTCAAAGAAATTTTATGACTATCTAACGCTTTATATGCCTGACTGGCAAAAACGCAAGGAAATTTTAGAGAGAGTTTAG
- a CDS encoding type II toxin-antitoxin system RelE/ParE family toxin has product MIVNDGLFEIRIKSDEGIAKSIYCYEIGKRIIILLTFVKKTQKTPKSILNLAEQRLREFKDENR; this is encoded by the coding sequence ATGATCGTAAATGACGGACTATTTGAGATACGTATAAAGTCGGATGAAGGTATAGCTAAAAGCATATATTGTTATGAAATCGGCAAAAGGATAATAATCCTGCTAACTTTTGTCAAAAAAACGCAAAAAACGCCAAAAAGCATACTAAATTTGGCGGAACAAAGATTAAGGGAGTTTAAAGATGAGAACCGTTAA